The Thunnus thynnus chromosome 2, fThuThy2.1, whole genome shotgun sequence genome includes a region encoding these proteins:
- the LOC137201329 gene encoding phospholipase A2 inhibitor beta-like, protein MKVVAVLALLVVNLRLSRCCYGEGPILLCLQIPQAFSPGYSTLVMILKDVGEINSTALRSDDLTSVTRLKIADARVTGVAARAFSSFQNLTSLHLEQNLLTEISPSWFSRPSVLHELNLTQNLIEVLNESMLNGFTGLSRLSLNKNRIRTIDPNSFNLLTNLAELDLSDNRMTKVSPQVFGSLNSTRMRLDENPWDCSCEAEEFVDFLKDLQSRSLLKEEMKVTCESPPSLKSRPVWNVSVCVTSPPPGPSAGTKTSPTDVPAPTLLTGTFCSFHPSFILYLKLI, encoded by the exons ATGAAGG TTGTTGCTGTTCTCGCTTTGTTGGTGGTGAATCTGCGTTTGAGCCGTTGTTGTTACGGAGAAGGACCGATTTTATTGTGCCTGCAGATACCACAAG CTTTCAGCCCCGGTTATTCAACTCTGGTGATGATTCTGAAGGACGTTGGAGAAATTAATTCCACCGCGTTACGCAGCGACGACCTCACCTCTGTTACCAGGCTCAAGATCGCCGACGCCAGAGTCACGGGAGTCGCCGCGAGAGCCTTCAGCTCCTTTCAAAACCTCACCAGTCTCCATTTAGAGCAGAACCTCCTGACAGAGATCAGCCCGAGCTGGTTCAGCAGGCCCTCCGTCCTCCATGAACTCAACCTCACACAAAACCTAATTGAAGTTCTGAACGAGTCCATGCTGAACGGGTTCACTGGCCTCTCGAGGCTCAGTCTGAATAAGAACAGGATCAGAACTATTGATCCAAACTCTTTTAACCTCCTAACCAACTTGGCTGAGTTGGACTTGTCTGACAACAGGATGACGAAGGTCTCACCTCAAGTCTTCGGGTCTCTCAACTCCACCAGGATGAGACTCGATGAGAACCCCTGGGACTGTTCATGTGAGGCGGAAGAGTTTGTTGACTTTCTAAAAG ATCTACAGAGCAGATCTCTGCTGAAGGAAGAGATGAAGGTGACCTGTGAGAGTCCTCCGTCCCTGAAAAGTCGACCTGTGTGGAACGTGTCGGTGTGTGTGACGTCACCTCCACCAGGACCATCTGCTG GAACAAAAACCTCACCCACCGATGTCCCTGCACCCACTTTATTGACCGgtacattttgttcttttcatcccagttttattttatatttaaagctgatctag
- the LOC137201390 gene encoding uncharacterized protein — translation MTSPSSPSSSVTETSIHQPVTDSAATGITETRVTFPPRPLSDPNIAGTLIAVIVVLCVLLFVVCVLAVLYRRKRNSKAVMPGPQKEDGRLSRASPGLPEKRNFTGNKQADSETGWRRPFTGVRAKSANALLFTSPFCVFGKDQATLQTAIEASSKDTENPSEGKQTAGSESEAAGGVEAENITDSTDEMKKNKKQALDEDTHCVSVNTETVPYLSIGTDQNKPDDSNKQSADSQGQRSQTGKSMARISTWPPTAVQWQERCKMKEEEEEERAGECFKFQSEEKKEQSKENPLFFDKRGVKAEQTEELTALTRDPVLSKVSEFLKPSDKTSESSSDHVNNCCSHLSDAHNQTDLRQEEGVQDSAAAPEETSELQKPNLEQLKPAEKLPQKISSKSCDKGELRNEPKRQRAENRSRSSKAPSGGASPDDETLLDGNEYAFMDLLHEVVQNNGRWTRERWKQVNKQRLNQQGQ, via the exons ATGACTTCAccttcatcaccttcatcatcagtcACAGAAACCTCCATCCACCAGCCCGTAACAGACTCTGCAGCTACTGGAATCACTG AAACTCGTGTCACATTTCCACCACGACCTCTGTCAGATCCAAATATCGCCGGCACACTCATCGCTGTGATCG TGGTCCTCTGCGTGCtgctgtttgtggtttgtgtccTCGCTGTGCTGTACAGGAGAAAACGCAACAGCAAAGCGGTGATGCCCGGACCTCAAAAAGAAGACGGCAGGTTGAGTCGTGCATCTCCGGGACTCCCTGAGAAGAGAAACTTCACTGGAAACAAACAGGCGGACTCAGAGACGGGATGGAGGAGACCGTTTACTGGAGTCAGAGCTAAATCTGCAAATGCTTTGCTCTTCACATctcctttttgtgtgtttgggaaAGATCAAGCGACTTTACAAACTGCGATAGAGGCTTCATCAAAAGACACAGAGAACCCATCTGAAGGAAAGCAGACAGCGGGGAGTGAAAGCGAAGCAGCGGGAGGTGTTGAAGCAGAAAATATCACAGATTCTACTGatgagatgaagaaaaacaagaaacaagctCTAGATGAAGACACccactgtgtttctgtcaacacTGAAACGGTGCCTTATCTGAGCATCGGTACCGACCAGAACAAACCCGATGATTCCAACAAACAGTCCGCTGACAgtcagggtcaaaggtcacagacGGGTAAAAGCATGGCGAGGATCTCCACCTGGCCTCCGACTGCAGTTCAGTGGCAGGAAAGATGCAagatgaaggaagaagaagaagaggaaagagctGGTGAGTGTTTCAAGTTTCAAagtgaggagaagaaagagcaAAGCAAAGAGAATCCGTTGTTTTTTGACAAACGGGGAGTCAAAGCTGAGCAAACGGAAGAATTAACGGCTCTGACGCGAGACCCAGTTCTCTCAAAAGTCTCCGAGTTCTTAAAACCAAGTGACAAGACTTCAGAGTCCTCGTCAGATCATGTAAACAACTGCTGCTCCCATCTCAGCGATGCTCATAACCAGACTGATCTGAGACAAGAGGAGGGGGTCCAGGACTCAGCAGCTGCACCAGAGGAGACAAGTGAGCTCCAAAAACCGAATCTGGAACAACTCAAACCCGCAGAAAAGCTTCCACAGAAGATCAGCAGTAAGAGCTGCGACAAGGGAGAGCTGAGAAACGAGCCAAAGCGACAGAGGGCAGAAAACAGAAGTAGAAGCTCGAAGGCTCCTTCTGGCGGCGCCTCACCGGATGATGAGACCCTGCTGGACGGCAACGAGTACGCCTTCATGGACCTGCTGCATGAGGTGGTGCAGAATAACGGCCGCTGGACCAGAGAGAGGTGGAAGCAAGTCAACAAGCAGCGCCTCAACCAGCAGGGACAATGA